GGTGCCCCAGACGCGCGGGTCGTACGCGGTCCAGCCCAGCTGGGCGCTCTCGTTTTCGAGATCAAAGTCGCCCAGCGTAATGGTGCCCACGGCATCACCGTCGTTCAGCCCGCCGAGTAGCCTCACCACGTACGGCAGGCTCTCCCACTGAAAATAGTCGCGTGCCCAGATGACGAAACCATCGACATCCGTTCGTAAAGCCGCCAGGCCACCGCCATAACCGGACTCGAAAACGACCCGCTTCGCGATGGCTCGGTGGAGGTCGGGGAGGGCTTCACCACCGAGCGGTTGCAGCTGCACAAAACGACCCCGAAGGGTGGCGGAGGGCGGACGTCGGGCGGTCACGACATCATTGTGCCAGTTACTGCGGGCAATGCAATGGGCGACGGCAAACCCTTAGTGAGCGTTCGCGGCGATGTGAAAGGCCGCGGGCTGGAACGTGCCGTTCCTCTCCCGGAACGCGCGCGCCGTGCCCGGCCACAACAGGGTGAGTCGTTGGCTTCGGTCATCCACGTACCAACTCGTGCAGGCGCCCCGCAGCCACACGGTGGGCTGGCTCATCGCATCGATCAGCTGCGTGTAGCCCTGTTCCGCTGCGTGCGTCACCTCCAGCACCGCGTCACCGTTCGCCGCCCGAAAGTCGAGCGCCCCCAGGATGTAATCGATCTGCGTCTCGATCATGTAAATCGCTGAATTGTGCCCGAGGCTGGCATTGGGTCCGTCGATGATGAAGAGGTTGGGGTAGCCGTGAACAACCGTGGAGGCAAAGGACGTCATACCGT
This sequence is a window from Cryobacterium sp. CG_9.6. Protein-coding genes within it:
- a CDS encoding GNAT family protein; translated protein: MTARRPPSATLRGRFVQLQPLGGEALPDLHRAIAKRVVFESGYGGGLAALRTDVDGFVIWARDYFQWESLPYVVRLLGGLNDGDAVGTITLGDFDLENESAQLGWTAYDPRVWGTGVNTECTLLLLTEAFRNDFGRITIQADAINTRSRATIEAVGATFEGVLRRHEVRTDGSWRDTAMYSILIDEWPAVRARLQAKVDAIPARSITYRNVPR